The Culex pipiens pallens isolate TS chromosome 2, TS_CPP_V2, whole genome shotgun sequence DNA window AAAATCTTGATCAGCTGCTCCCGACGCCGCTTCAGCTCGAGTCTTTTCAAATGCCAAGATCATCCACAGGTACGGACCGCGCACGATTCGCGGAAAGCGCTCGGAAGTCCACCGCGGACGATTTGTTGTTGGATGCTAGAACTCATTGCGGGACAAAGAGTGCATTTCTCAGGTTTTATTTTAGTACGCAGCGTTTCGGAGATCATGAAAGATGGTTAAAGTTGGTTCGTCATCGACGTCCAGACTCCAGATGGTCGAGCTGTCGATTTTTGCTTTCTTTCGCTGGTCATCCGGTGGCCCCGACTGACCACTCCGAGTACGCGCAGTATGGGACATAACATCGGTCGCTTATGTTCAACAGCACGACGAGGGCGGTGTGGCCCAACACGATGACAGAATCAATCTCCACCGGAACGACCAGCACGCACGTTGAACTCGCCATTGCGTAACTGGTCCTCGAAGTTACTGTCTGAGGTGTGCAGTATCGGGATGTTCGTCGAGATTAAAGTGCTGCCTAAGATGATGGTCTCGCGGATCGTTCATTCGCCAGACTCGCGCAGCGGCAGGATAATGACCTTCATGAAGGCGACCACTTTGAATAAGGCTCACTTGTGCGTCTTGTACAGATAGGAGTTGAGCATGTTGTACTGGGCCAGGTCGTAAAAACGCGCGGCAAATTTTAGAACCGTTGGGAAATGTACTGGGTGAAGCCGGAAATTATTCAATTCCCTTGGAGCATGGTAGCAGCACTTTAGTTGTGTGATTCCGTATAATGCCCACTTCGGTAGCACTTCAGCACGTCCCAGGCGCTTTATACATTTCTAGAATCCATTAGTCGAAATCTTCCATTTTGAGCGAATCGATGTAGGAAAACTGCGTCTGATTTTCCGTTTGCTTTTCGGTGATTTTGTCCATGACGATCTCGGTCGGCATGCACGTCTTGACGCCGTTCCTAAAGGTtcaaaaaaagtactttaattaTTCCATTGTTTCAACTCATATCTCACAAAAATATcacacttgttttgaaacatctCCCGCTCATCTTTCTCGTTAATCTTCATTTAAACGAAAAAGTTCTGCCCGTCGGCATCAGCCTCCTCGCAAACTCCTCCTCCGACTCGTCCTAGGAATCTCCGCCACCACAGCTCAGTCGCTTCCTTCACTATCAACGGCCCAAACAAGTCCCTCAACCGCTTCCAAGT harbors:
- the LOC120430189 gene encoding bystin-like encodes the protein MKINEKDEREMFQNKNGVKTCMPTEIVMDKITEKQTENQTQFSYIDSLKMEDFD